Within Sporosarcina sp. ANT_H38, the genomic segment GTGAAGCGGGTGTTCCGTTCTTCTCAATCTCGGGTTCTGATTTCGTAGAAATGTTCGTTGGGGTCGGGGCATCACGTGTACGTGACCTTTTCGAAAATGCTAAAAAGAACGCACCATGTATTATTTTCATCGATGAAATCGATGCGGTCGGTCGCCAACGTGGCGCGGGCCTCGGCGGTGGACACGATGAACGCGAACAAACATTGAACCAACTCCTTGTTGAAATGGATGGTTTCGGTGAGAACGAAGGGGTTATCATTGTTGCGGCAACAAACCGCCCTGATATTCTTGACCCTGCACTTCTACGTCCTGGACGTTTTGACCGTCAGATTACAGTTGGTCGTCCGGATGTAAAAGGAAGAGAAGCTGTTCTTCAAGTCCATGCGCGCAACAAGCCACTTGACGATACTGTCAACTTGAAGGCACTTGCACAACGTACACCTGGATTCTCGGGTGCAGATCTTGAAAACTTATTGAACGAGGCAGCACTTGTTGCCGCAAGACGCGATAAGGTGAAAATCGATATGTCAGACATCGACGAAGCAACGGACCGCGTTATTGCGGGACCTGCGAAGACGAGTCGTGTCGTTTCGAAAAAAGAACGTGATATTGTATCGTTCCATGAAGCAGGTCACGTAGTTGTAGGGCTAATGCTCGATGACGCCGAAATCGTTCATAAAGTAACAATTGTCCCTCGTGGTCAGGCAGGCGGTTATGCCGTCATGCTTCCAAAAGAGGACCGTTACTTCATGACGAAACCTGAACTTCTTGATAAAATCGCAGGACTTCTTGGTGGTCGTGTTGCAGAAGAAATCGTCCTTGGTGAAGTTTCTACTGGGGCACACAATGACTTCCAACGCGCAACTGCTATCGCACGTTCAATGGTAACGGAATACGGAATGAGTGATAAACTCGGACCGATGCAGTTCGGACAGTCTCAAGGGCAAGTATTCCTTGGTAGAGACTTCAACTCCGAACAGAACTATTCCGAATCAATTGCGTATGAAATCGATCAAGAGATGCAACGTATTATTAAAGAACAATATGCTCGTACAAAAGAAATCCTTTTGAGTAAACGCGAATTGCTTGA encodes:
- the ftsH gene encoding ATP-dependent zinc metalloprotease FtsH, giving the protein MNRILRYFLLYGLIFLAIMGIFSSLNNTNPKQKEIRYDEFITALEDGKVSTVSLQPVQLVLEVKGTMKGYKEGEEFVTNIMNDTKTQEDIRTLATQTNTEIDILPTPVASAWVSFFTGLLPFIIIFILFFFLLNQAQGGGGGGGRVMNFGKSKAKLHTDDRKKVRFTDVAGADEEKAELVEVVDFLKDSRKFVEVGARIPRGILLVGPPGTGKTLLARAVAGEAGVPFFSISGSDFVEMFVGVGASRVRDLFENAKKNAPCIIFIDEIDAVGRQRGAGLGGGHDEREQTLNQLLVEMDGFGENEGVIIVAATNRPDILDPALLRPGRFDRQITVGRPDVKGREAVLQVHARNKPLDDTVNLKALAQRTPGFSGADLENLLNEAALVAARRDKVKIDMSDIDEATDRVIAGPAKTSRVVSKKERDIVSFHEAGHVVVGLMLDDAEIVHKVTIVPRGQAGGYAVMLPKEDRYFMTKPELLDKIAGLLGGRVAEEIVLGEVSTGAHNDFQRATAIARSMVTEYGMSDKLGPMQFGQSQGQVFLGRDFNSEQNYSESIAYEIDQEMQRIIKEQYARTKEILLSKRELLDLIATTLLEVETLDAEQINHLKDHGTLPDRPYGRYGLDNKDEDVKSVDLLKEGDDTVISDSTGAPTDPSIGDLPKESNPDQTLKSIDEERRD